From Centroberyx gerrardi isolate f3 chromosome 15, fCenGer3.hap1.cur.20231027, whole genome shotgun sequence:
TCACCTCTTTTGGATAGTTTCTATGATAAAGTCAccaaatctatttttttccttgtatgATAAATATGAAGATAAGTTAGCTCGCCCTGCCACCTCTGACTCCCTAGTCTGCCTCTCACCTGTCGTCTTGATCCAGTCAAACATGCAGTCCCTCTTGCTGCCTTCCGCTTTAATTCCTCTCTTATTTTTGCCCTTCTCACTTTCGTGGGCATCTCACTATATagtatgtaaaatgaaaaagttaaagttagcagcagcagcgactGGGGAAATAAACATCTATATGTGGGAAGGACAGGGAGAAGAGGCAATGCACTGATCAGACGgatctcatttgtgttttgcatttattttatgattagaCTTTTATCAATCATTACGTATGAACTAAGAGTGAAACACTTTtatcttgatgtgtgtgtgtgtgtgtgtatgttctgaaatgcacttcaaattagcacttttctcttgatttccctttgatattttgtttaggTACAGCGTTACTTGCagctaattgattgattgttttatgggtattctgtgttgagatggtgcaaatatttttaatacatatcTAATATCTTTCTAATACATTTCTCTGTATACAGACAATACAATAGTTTTGCTATTCGGACTACTTCGAACACTATCAGTATTTATTCATGCGTTGCACTGATGTCTACAGTGCCACAATTGTAGCCAAATGATTTCCTTTGACCAAGTAACCAAGTAGCAATCTGAGTAAGTAAATTGCTGGGTAAATAATTACCTAGCAAATGAACTATAAGGAACCAATTGACTGAATGACAGACAAACTAAACGGCTTACTAACTaatgaactgactgactgactgactgactgattgactgactgattgattaattgactaACTAACTGCCCAACATCTCCCCCCTGTCTCCTGCAGGACGATGGTTGTTCCAGTCAGCAGAGTGATGTTCCCCCTGATGTTGAGCCTGTGTCTGGGAGCGTTGGGCTCCATTTGGCCCATGGCTCCTGTAGGTAagatgacattattattatatttatatggcTTCTATATAGTGAATACCATTCATTTACctaattttaacattttttttttaattaagtcCTGCATCTGCTTCTAGGGGCAGAAAATTGTTGTTGCTCTGCTCTCTATGGGCTGAAACTTCTGGCCATGtttcaatcagtgatgtcacggCAGGTAGTTCACCTTTGGCAGTGTCAAAGGCTTTGTGATCAGAAAACTGTTACCGCCAAATACAGATGAGTGATTCATTATCACTGATACGCTGAAATACATTAAATTAAAGCTGGAATCCgggacttttttccagtaataaatatttattttatctatCTGGACTGTGGAGTCAGGTTACACAATATAAACAGTATTGCCATGGACCGCTGATGAGATGTTTGAGCAGGTAGGACGAAGGTCCGCCAACTATccagctaatgttagccaaCACACGCTAGCTGTGCCGGTTAGTTAGCATACACCAAAAGAGCTTACAGAGAAAATAATGTTTGGGTAACCTGACAGATATGCTAGCGGCACACACTGTAGGGTGCTGCAACTGTCAAGTCGCAGTATTTACACCATCATAAACGATGTTATTgcctaatttcattacaaatgTTACAATCATcgaaagtcaaagtcaaatacTTTTCGCCAAAGGCCAAGCAAGGAAATCGCAGGTTTCagctttaaagaccccatgaaacggcatctttacttcctggatttgatgcatttcctgttgaaacaggatgttggcgGAACATAATGCaatgagggatcattcaaaagtctaaaccaatggaatatgagtcatggagaaaaagacaattttatttaatacgaggggtgcagaggggcgggactgttcaaaaatctgatggttttatttgttAGAAACTTACATTtatgcctactagtgcagcatgaggtcagcaccaaagatactgtgttttccacgaagtaaaagtaatgggagttcatttcatggggactttaaagtcgagatgaaatgaaaaatgcctttttaacccttttagatcacatccccggtcatattgtgcacctatttaacaatatatgccaaaaaaaaatacaaaaaatcaatttctttgtattcttatatcaaaattcaatcatgttttcttcctgtaaaacaaaatatgccgtgtgcttacgtaagcatgcccataaccaatttcaaccaataatatcatgacatccacccatcaatcattctTCAACCTCTAGCTAGCCACACCGGTCATATAAAACCAAACTTCACCGTTTCTGGGTCGTAGCTGACAGAGCAgtatggagagagataggaagagatgtgtgtttggatatcagtgggcaaaaactttgttttcatttccaaaacaatgtcactgaggtctaattcattcatctctaccttgtcctcctgatctaacaacaggtgagggaggtgtgtgtggagccgacagtcctctgtagctccgtatcccgctaaactctaagccccgcccactgtttagcggtccaatcaaatgcgaaggatttgatttaaatccctcttgtaactgtacaccgctcaaatattcagtttcactgggaaatacgTCACAGTACAGAAGCTAAAGACGCTCTAACTTCCGTTTCAGTGGGACTTTAACTTCAATAAAAgtactgtacatacattttccttcaaagtgaaataaatgttttgtcaGCAACCccatatatagatatacagtatatagctcCTCAGAAACTGTGAGACATTTTGTCCCAACATCTGATAATGTCCGTCAGGCTCGTACCAGCTGCAGCCCTGCCAGCTCATCAACCAGACGGTGTCTGTGGAGAAGGAGGGCTGTCCCCGCTGCCACCCGGTGGAAACCACCATCTGCAGCGGACACTGCATCACTAAGGTATACTGGGAAGACTCAAGAGTTATAAAAAGATATGAAAGAGGTTCATTCCAAACTGAGATATcttatatttgaaaaaaaaaaaaaggctggtctgaaagtaaagcacattatgggttactgtTAAAACTATGAGCCATCGATCGTAGAACATTTATATTGTTAACAGAATTGTATGCTTTTTTgattgatgaatttcaggtagcaacatGTTTACAAAAGTGATGTAGAACTagctttttggaatgaaacccctcATATAGTAATTTGGCTTTTATTTGTATTCTCatctcttgtgtttttttaactCCTATTTATCCAGAGAGGGTTTGCTAAGCATCCACGCTCATTTTCTGAACAACATCCTGCTTTGTGTTCATTGTCACGTCTTCTCTCCTCACCCATGACTGAACTGACTCAACTGTAATGCAAacagactttctctctctctgtcgctgtcTGTGAGGATAGATGGAGTAACTGTGTGGTTTTGCTGCTCTGTTTTGTTATGACGTGAAATGTAACTGTTGCTGCGCTTGTCTGTGAGAATATACAGGAAGCTGTGCTGCCACAGCGCTGTTGACACGCTCatcaagagagaaaatgaggtcAGTCAGTGACAGAGTTTCCCCCGAAATAAAGTAGTTCATCATACTAAGTGGTTACTAGTAATGCATCATTACTTCATGGTTACCTGTCCATTAGTTACCATTTTTGTGTCCCCCCAAGTAAAGCAGTGCATCACACTATCCCAAATGGTAATGCATTACTAGTGACCACTCAGTATGATGCACTACatgtgattctcaaccttttccatatcaaggacccctaatttagtccacattagagccacggacccccatttgatgagattttgtgtcttggacccaaatctgaaaatatttttattgttagatatgattttgtccagatcCTGTTCCTAtatgtattgtaggtagagagataacagtgaaattatgatcacaataatcattcttctacattctctaattgtgttaacttcttgtaaatgaaataatgctgaagtttaacaattcatcaattgctggagaccccctggaaccccctgaaggacccttggtggtccccggacctcacgttgagaaccactgcactactttacacaaAAATATGAACTAATATGGAGGTAATAAGGAAGTAATGATTCGTTATTGGTTACGTGCCACTGAGTTAATCAGGAACAATTCATTAAGTAAGTGGTCATTATGCAGATTCACAGATATCCAGGAACCAGTCATTACATACTGGTTCATTAACATGGTATCTAACAGTCTGATCTTAAGTAACTTACTTGATTCAGAGTTTTTCAGGAACTACTTGTTAACTATTTGTTAACTAGCAGTTTGTTCCTGATATGTTCCTTACTCGCTCCTCGGTAACTCCTCAGAATTTGTGTACCGTATTGAGTGTTACCGTGTCTTCTTCCCTCCAGGACCCAGTCATCAAGATACCTTTCAGCAACGTGTACCAGCATGTGTGCACGTACCGGGATGTGTATTACAAGACGTTTGAACTGCCCGACTGTCCTCTGGGAGTGGACCCGACCGTCACCTACCTTGTGGCCGCCAGCTGCTACTGCGGCCGCTGCTCCATGGACACGTCCGACTGCACCTTCGAGAGCCTGCAGCCCGACTTCTGCATGAGCGACACACCTCACTACTACTAGTCTCAAGTTTACTGGCGCGTAAAGCGTGTTTTACCTGAAGGtcagaacacaaaaaaaactgtaataacttGATTATTGTATTTGCCAATGCCAAAGAATCTGATGTATCTATCTCCTGTGCTATTAAACACCAAAAAAATCTGCCTTGGatgttaaagacgagatgaaatgaaaaatgcctttttaacccttttagatcacatccccagtcatactgtgcacctatttaacaatatatgccgaaaaaaataccaaaaatcaatttcattgtattcttatatcaaaattcaatcatgttttcttcctgtaaaacaaaatatgccgtgtgcttacgtaagcatgctcgtaactaatttcaaccaataatatcatgacatcaatcaatcttcaacttttagcgcacagagctaagaggctaagattcattagttagctagctagcaacagcacggtacttcggtgtgtcttcgggtgttatgacacgcccacttttcaacgttcaaatcaaattcctcccaacgttacgtcccgcctgtctttcctgtttcactcggaaatacgtcacgatacggaagttagatactctcgaaatgccgtttcatctcgactttaaaggaaaaagaaaaagagctgtAATGACATTGGAGTTAACGACTGGGCACTTAACACGGGGGATTCATGGAgcttgtgcattcatgtgctctCAGATAtatcagaaaacaacaaattccctacttggaaatttcacatgaacacatTAAGAAGTAGACATTGCTGCGCTGTTAACATGTAAGAAGTGCAGAGGGGTTTGGAGACAGAGGCGTGAGAGAGCACTCATGCATACTGGGAGGTTTGCAGAGATAAAAGGAAGTGTGaggtgacagacagagatgggAACCCGCTCTTTGTTTAACCACACTTCATAGACATAGACATAGTTTTCCACTGCAGTTTAGCCATAATGGCACAACAGGCATCAGGCACGGTGAACCTAGTTACACTGAAAATAAGCCTGACTGACCTTTTTATAGCCTGTTCCTTATCAGTGCATGAATGACAGGGTAATAATCCGTTGATTGACAGGATTCTGGAGGTTCCTGCATGAATCTGAATCAGCTTTTAATCAGAGAGTGCATTAACTTTATGAGGAGGTGGCTTTAGTGTGGTTTACATCTCAGCACCAACATGAGGGTAACATGTAGGTCAGAGGTTCTCAGTTGTTTTTCAGCCAAGGACCTCTTACAAGATAGAGAATATACCGGGGACCCCCTCATTCTGATTTGTGATTctgggctatataaataagaaaactgacttgacttgacatgtaTGTCCCTTGGAATAATCTgatgtagcctattttttacacttctatAGTCTTAGTCATGTGAAAGAACAACACAAGAGAAATGTATTAGAAAGATATTAgatatgtattaaaaatatttgcaccatctcaacacagaatacccataaaacaatcaatcaattagctGCAAGTAATGCTGTAcctaaacaaaatatcaaagggaaatcaagagaaaagtgctaatttgaagtgcatttcagaacatacacacacacacacacacacacacacacacacacacacacacacacatcaagataAAAGTGTTTCACTCTTAGTTCATACGTAATGATTGATAAAAGtctaatcataaaataaatgcaggctATAACAAACTGAACACATGCCTGCATTGCAACATATGTATCCAGTAGATTGCAAAACATCTGCAACATCGCTACAATCCCAAACCACTTTGTCAGCATCCTGGTTGTTGCTGGCGGTCCTCGCCCTTCCTCTCAGAAACAGACCgctcttttttttacataatctgGATGCTTGGGTGCCTCTTCAATTGGGCAGGCTTCATCGCCTCATTGGCAAGACACTGCAGGCATATAAGACATTTCGGCCTCCCTTCCACTTCAATAAATCCATATTGGAGATACTCCTCATCGTATttccttacttttgttttttgtttttcatttacttcattTGTAGCCGTAACCGGTCGTTTTAAAATTCTGTCCATCTTCGTAGCATGCTAGCAGCCGGAGGCGCTCTCTGACTGACGTACCAGTTATTGTTGTTTCCACGGTAACGGGTGACGTGCTTGACTTTTAAATGTATAGATTCGTTAGATTAGAACGTAATCTATGAGCTATTTTAGatttaagaaataaaatattattcGTTGAACTATGAAGCCttttgtaaaaaacaaaaacaaaaaacttttatacttttataaacttttatatcatgataatttaaatgaatgaatctgaaaACTTTTCAGGGACCCCCTGGCAGAGTGCCacggacccctgggggtccccggaccccactttgagaaccactgatgtaggTAACACGCTGACACAAAGCACACATAATGCACACAAGAAACACAAGAGTTTACGTACAGGACCAGGACAGCaccacttttttttccccctaaacCTTACTTCACCAACAAAGACCACGGCACTATGAGATAAATTTAGACAGTTTATTGAGACAACGAGGGGtcgaggatggagggatgaaacgagggtggagggatgaatcagGGGTCGAGAGTGAGGGGGTGAATCGAGGGGTCGGATGAGATGATGGGGTCGACGGTCGGCTCGAGGAACCCAGGGAATTGAGACTCAGGGTGGAGGGTGCTGCCTCGCTGATGGAGAGTCCTCTGGCTCTGTCATTTCCTCCTGTGGTTTCTGtactgagagagaaatgagagcgGAAGACAAACAGCGGTTTGGTGGGGGAGGAACGTGAGAActgagacacaggagagagaaaggttaaTAGTTAGGCACGCTTAAATAGGTCGAGACAAGaaactgaatgtgtgtttgaggcATGGTCTTTATTCCCGAACCTTAGTtataatagcctaataacatCATATAATACTCATGTTGGGTGAAAAcgtcatatctccaaaat
This genomic window contains:
- the lhb gene encoding lutropin subunit beta, whose product is MVVPVSRVMFPLMLSLCLGALGSIWPMAPVGSYQLQPCQLINQTVSVEKEGCPRCHPVETTICSGHCITKDPVIKIPFSNVYQHVCTYRDVYYKTFELPDCPLGVDPTVTYLVAASCYCGRCSMDTSDCTFESLQPDFCMSDTPHYY